The proteins below come from a single Candidatus Bathyarchaeota archaeon genomic window:
- the afpA gene encoding archaeoflavoprotein AfpA, whose translation MAEKQKKLKVAWGITGAGDKIAEIVSTMKELKAASEGKVDIDVYISKAADIMLKFYRLDEELKASFPKVIVEVNSNVPFLAGMVQSGRYEFLLIMPASSNTVAKIVNSISDTLLTNAALMALKAYVPVWIMPVDYKESVIYTKLPNGKDMKLRVRKEEAAQVRVLEAMEDVHVFESPQKLADAYVAWLKTVKS comes from the coding sequence GTGGCAGAGAAACAAAAAAAACTAAAGGTCGCCTGGGGAATAACGGGCGCCGGCGACAAAATCGCGGAGATAGTTTCAACCATGAAGGAGCTTAAAGCCGCCTCGGAGGGAAAAGTGGACATTGACGTCTACATCTCCAAGGCCGCCGACATCATGCTAAAATTCTATCGCCTCGACGAGGAGCTCAAAGCGAGTTTCCCTAAAGTCATTGTTGAAGTGAATTCTAACGTGCCTTTCCTGGCTGGTATGGTGCAGAGCGGCCGATACGAGTTTCTGCTGATAATGCCTGCTTCCTCTAACACGGTGGCAAAAATCGTTAACAGCATCAGCGATACCCTGCTAACTAACGCCGCGCTTATGGCGCTTAAAGCCTATGTGCCGGTTTGGATTATGCCTGTAGACTACAAAGAAAGCGTTATCTACACCAAGCTGCCCAACGGCAAAGACATGAAGCTGCGAGTGCGCAAGGAAGAGGCGGCTCAAGTGCGCGTTTTGGAGGCAATGGAGGATGTGCACGTGTTTGAGAGCCCCCAGAAACTCGCGGATGCATATGTGGCTTGGTTGAAAACAGTGAAGAGTTGA
- a CDS encoding ATP-binding protein: MSAVNRIIFECTDTALSSFEFADKTTFYEYLKRKYSFNFEEFAIRFDTVHEALRDVYGANHYKIERMIIRTLNSQSRKGTYEHSDEVAAFGYLVNIFMAEAEKNLERQRKREETATYAKHLEERIKAADERLKDSERLAAIGQTAAMVGHDIRNPLQAIVGELYLEREEIAMLPEGDSKKNLLESLRSVEENIFYINKIVADLQDFAKPINGVKKENVDVNQVISEVMTIVPIPENLFVEIMVEKEALIIEANFEMLKRALSNLIMNAVQAMSNGGKLTIRAHADSDFAEIDVEDTGGGISDEVKDKLFKPLFTTKAKGQGLGLAAVKRLVEAQSGKIGFESQNGKGSRFFIQLPARTFKAQS, translated from the coding sequence GTGTCTGCGGTTAACAGAATAATCTTTGAATGCACAGATACGGCTCTGTCGAGCTTTGAGTTTGCAGACAAGACAACATTCTACGAGTACCTTAAACGTAAGTATAGTTTTAATTTTGAAGAATTCGCCATCCGCTTCGACACAGTCCACGAGGCACTCCGGGACGTTTATGGGGCTAACCATTACAAAATCGAGCGGATGATCATCCGAACCCTAAACAGCCAATCTAGAAAAGGCACCTATGAGCACTCCGATGAAGTAGCTGCCTTCGGTTACTTAGTCAATATTTTTATGGCGGAAGCCGAGAAAAATCTGGAACGCCAAAGAAAAAGAGAAGAAACTGCAACTTATGCTAAGCATCTTGAAGAAAGGATAAAGGCAGCTGATGAGAGGCTTAAAGACAGCGAACGACTGGCGGCAATCGGTCAAACCGCAGCTATGGTGGGTCATGATATCCGCAATCCCCTGCAAGCTATCGTGGGCGAGCTTTATTTGGAGCGAGAAGAAATCGCTATGCTTCCAGAGGGGGACAGCAAGAAAAACCTGCTGGAAAGCCTCCGGTCAGTTGAAGAGAACATTTTCTACATCAACAAGATTGTGGCTGATTTGCAGGACTTTGCAAAACCCATTAATGGAGTGAAAAAAGAAAACGTAGATGTTAACCAAGTGATTTCTGAAGTCATGACCATAGTACCCATCCCCGAGAATCTTTTTGTGGAAATCATGGTGGAAAAGGAGGCGCTTATCATTGAGGCAAATTTCGAGATGCTCAAACGCGCCCTCTCAAACCTTATCATGAATGCGGTACAAGCCATGTCCAACGGCGGCAAATTAACCATTAGAGCCCACGCGGATTCCGACTTTGCCGAGATTGATGTGGAGGACACTGGAGGAGGGATATCTGATGAAGTTAAAGATAAACTCTTCAAGCCCCTCTTCACCACCAAAGCCAAGGGGCAGGGGCTGGGGTTAGCGGCGGTGAAGCGGCTGGTGGAGGCGCAGAGCGGAAAAATAGGGTTCGAAAGCCAAAATGGCAAGGGCTCAAGATTCTTTATCCAACTGCCCGCCAGAACCTTCAAAGCGCAAAGCTAA
- a CDS encoding elongation factor EF-2, translated as MARYRQTDEIVKLMNNPTIIRNTSIIAHVDHGKTTLSDSLLAHAGIISTQTAGQKLFLDSWDLEQKRQMTVFASNVSLVHTYNNQDYLINLIDTPGHIDFSGAVTRSLRAVDGALVVVDAVEGPMTQTETVLMQALRERVKPLLFINKVDRLIKEIKLTPQEIQKKFAKILLRVNTLIEKYAPPEHKKDWQVRIEDSRVAFGSALHKWGLNLDHMKIKKVSFQDIIDAYSGDPTDVGRKVDELSKKAPLPEPILDMFCQHLPNPLIAQPYRQPQIWPGDPESAVGVGMAKVDPNAPLLMCISTIEVDPHSGTVAIGRIFSGAITKGKEVQLVSAGQKGTIQQVFMSMATDRVFIDRVPAGNIGAISGLPALHVGETVGEAGVEIHSFEGLQYVSDPVVTVAVEPEDVKDLPLFDKVMHKLTTEDPNLHFTMNKESGEFLLSGMGELHLEITAYRMQEAGLKVKLSKPIVIFRETISHDYKGPAIMGKSPNKHNKLWITIEKLSDEIIEAIKSEKITDMQSRDERTKTLRALGWDADEAKGAVAVEENNILVNRIKGRQYVEEILDHIKTGFREAVHTSPLAKEPAYGLKINLEDITLHEDPVHRGPAQAIPMTWRPIYCAILLSDPKLLEPIMSFECKVPSEFVSSVITLLNKRRGKIIDMPSEEDMITVKAEMPVSESFGIADELRSSTQGRAFWATQFSRWAYVPEQMQADTVKKIRERRGLSPIPPKPEEYFENE; from the coding sequence ATGGCGCGATATAGACAAACAGACGAAATCGTAAAACTGATGAATAATCCCACGATCATCCGCAACACCAGCATCATCGCCCACGTGGACCACGGCAAAACTACCTTATCTGACAGCCTCCTTGCCCACGCAGGCATCATTAGCACCCAGACCGCTGGGCAGAAGCTTTTCTTGGACAGCTGGGATCTTGAGCAGAAGAGGCAAATGACCGTTTTCGCCTCAAACGTCAGCCTCGTCCACACCTACAACAACCAAGATTACCTCATTAACCTCATCGACACCCCCGGACACATCGACTTCTCAGGCGCGGTCACCCGCAGCCTCAGGGCAGTCGACGGCGCGCTCGTCGTCGTGGACGCGGTGGAGGGACCCATGACCCAGACCGAAACTGTGCTGATGCAGGCGCTACGTGAACGCGTTAAACCCCTCTTATTCATTAACAAAGTTGACCGCTTAATCAAAGAAATCAAGCTTACCCCCCAGGAAATCCAGAAGAAATTCGCAAAGATTCTTCTCCGAGTCAACACCCTAATCGAGAAGTATGCCCCTCCAGAGCACAAGAAGGACTGGCAAGTCAGAATCGAGGACAGCCGCGTTGCCTTCGGCTCAGCCCTACACAAATGGGGACTTAACCTTGACCACATGAAAATTAAGAAGGTCAGCTTCCAAGACATCATCGACGCCTACAGCGGCGACCCAACTGACGTCGGCCGAAAAGTCGATGAACTCAGCAAAAAAGCGCCCCTGCCCGAGCCTATCCTTGACATGTTCTGCCAGCATCTTCCTAACCCGCTGATAGCTCAACCTTACAGGCAGCCTCAGATTTGGCCAGGCGACCCAGAAAGCGCAGTCGGCGTCGGCATGGCAAAAGTTGACCCCAACGCCCCTCTGCTCATGTGCATCTCCACCATCGAAGTGGATCCTCACAGCGGCACCGTTGCCATCGGCAGAATCTTTAGCGGCGCAATCACCAAAGGCAAAGAAGTCCAGTTGGTCAGCGCCGGACAGAAAGGCACTATTCAGCAGGTATTCATGAGTATGGCAACTGACCGCGTTTTCATCGACCGTGTTCCAGCAGGCAACATCGGCGCCATCTCAGGGCTACCAGCTTTGCACGTGGGCGAAACCGTCGGTGAAGCAGGCGTAGAAATCCACAGCTTTGAAGGCTTACAATATGTTTCTGACCCCGTCGTCACCGTAGCTGTTGAACCAGAGGATGTCAAAGACCTACCGCTCTTCGACAAAGTCATGCATAAACTCACAACCGAAGACCCCAACCTGCACTTTACCATGAACAAGGAATCAGGTGAATTCCTCCTCTCAGGCATGGGCGAACTCCACCTTGAAATCACCGCTTACCGCATGCAAGAAGCAGGCCTTAAAGTCAAACTCAGCAAACCCATCGTTATCTTCAGAGAAACCATCAGCCACGATTACAAGGGCCCAGCTATCATGGGTAAAAGCCCCAACAAACACAACAAGCTCTGGATAACCATCGAGAAACTATCTGACGAAATCATTGAAGCCATCAAATCCGAGAAAATCACTGATATGCAAAGCAGAGATGAACGCACCAAGACTCTGCGTGCGCTCGGCTGGGACGCAGACGAAGCAAAGGGCGCTGTGGCTGTTGAGGAAAACAACATCCTTGTCAACCGCATCAAAGGACGCCAGTACGTGGAAGAAATCCTCGACCACATAAAAACTGGGTTCCGCGAAGCAGTCCACACCAGTCCACTGGCGAAAGAGCCTGCGTATGGTCTGAAAATCAACTTGGAAGATATCACCCTCCACGAGGACCCAGTCCACCGCGGCCCCGCACAAGCCATCCCCATGACTTGGAGACCCATCTACTGCGCCATACTCCTATCTGACCCCAAGCTGCTTGAACCCATCATGAGTTTTGAATGCAAAGTCCCCAGCGAATTCGTCAGCAGCGTCATCACCTTGCTTAACAAACGCCGCGGCAAAATCATCGATATGCCCAGTGAAGAAGACATGATCACCGTTAAAGCAGAAATGCCGGTGTCTGAAAGCTTCGGTATCGCCGATGAATTGCGCAGCAGCACACAGGGACGCGCCTTCTGGGCTACCCAGTTTAGCAGGTGGGCATACGTTCCAGAGCAGATGCAAGCCGACACCGTTAAGAAGATCCGCGAACGCAGAGGCCTATCGCCGATTCCGCCAAAGCCAGAAGAATATTTCGAGAACGAGTAA
- a CDS encoding flavodoxin family protein produces the protein MIVGVSGSPRHQATEHVLEEALSMLRERGYQTQLWTVRGKWMEFCQHCDFCLTNKVCTYQDDLEELYELLAKANGIILATPVYNGGVSAQLKTVMDRTRALVAADKDFFKGKVGMGLTVGGDRAGGQELALWQIHTFYVINGMIPVGGGPFGANLGANFWSKDTLEGVKADEEGLRSLRKTVKRFAEYLELYGKKEK, from the coding sequence ATGATTGTAGGTGTATCGGGCAGCCCAAGGCATCAGGCCACCGAGCATGTTCTTGAGGAGGCGCTGTCGATGCTTAGGGAACGGGGCTACCAAACCCAGCTTTGGACGGTACGCGGGAAATGGATGGAGTTCTGTCAACACTGTGATTTCTGCTTAACCAACAAAGTCTGCACCTACCAAGATGACCTCGAGGAACTCTACGAGCTCCTCGCGAAAGCTAACGGCATAATCCTGGCGACTCCCGTCTACAACGGCGGCGTCTCAGCTCAGCTTAAAACAGTTATGGACCGAACCCGAGCGTTGGTGGCGGCGGATAAGGATTTCTTTAAAGGCAAAGTCGGCATGGGCTTAACGGTGGGCGGCGACCGCGCTGGCGGCCAGGAGCTGGCGCTTTGGCAAATCCACACCTTCTATGTCATAAACGGCATGATTCCAGTCGGCGGGGGACCCTTCGGCGCGAATTTAGGCGCGAACTTCTGGAGCAAAGACACGCTTGAGGGCGTGAAGGCAGATGAGGAGGGGCTGCGGAGTCTGCGCAAGACGGTGAAGCGCTTCGCTGAGTACTTGGAGCTTTACGGTAAAAAAGAAAAGTAG